GAATACAGGCAGCCCGGCAGCGGAGAAGACGCCGCAGCCTGCGGCAACCCAGCCGGCTGCGGCAGCAACGGCAACAGCGGAGTCGATCGCATCGCCTGCACCTGATACGACAACATCACCGGAGGCCACTCCTGCCGCATCAAGCGGGACGGACAGTCCCGCAGCGCAGCCGACACCTGCGGCCAGCGATGCGGAGGTGCCGCTGCTGTACCATATGAACAAGAATTATGACATTGTCCCGAATGATCCGGCGACGAACAAGAAGGTAGTCCTGCTGACCTTCGATGACGGACCGAAGGAAGCGGATTTAATCAATCCGCTGATGGATACGCTGGACAAGCACAAGGCCAAGGCGATCTTCTTCGTCAACGGTTACCGGGTAAAGGAGCATCCCGAGCTGCTGGAGCTGATTCACAAACGGGGCGGCGTGCTCGGCAACCATAGCTGGGATCACATTGTGCTGAAGGATAAGCCGGAAGCCGAAGTCAAGAAGCAGATTGAAGATGTTCAAAAGATCGTCAAGGAAATTACCGGCGAGACCCCTCACTTCTTCCGCCCGCCGCATGGTGCCGGCGGTGACGTAGGCAAAAAAATTGCCGCTGCAAACGGCATGCTCTATATGACTTGGTCCAATGGCTCCCTCGACTGGGAAATGAAAGCCAAGGATACGGACAAGACCAGCAAGCTAATCAGCAATGTGACCGATCAGCTGCATTCCGGTAGCAATATCCTGATGCATGAGCTGCCTTGGACGGTAGAGGCGCTTGACACTCTGCTTACTACGCTTGAGGGCAAGGGCTACAGCTTTGTAGATCCGCGCAGCATTGAGCTGAAGATGCGCTAAGCTCTGAATTCGTCCATCGAACAAGCAAAAACGGCTGCCCCGCAAATGAGGGCAGCCGTTTTTTGTCGTGTTAAGTATCCCTCACATTATTCCCTAAGAACCGGAGCCCTGCTGTCCGCAGCGCAGGGTCAGCACATGCATCTCGGCCGGACTGCGCCAGCGCAGCGGCAGATGTGCCGTGCCGAACCCCCGGCTGATCAGCATCTTCAGCGGCGGGAGAGCCGCGCCATAGCTCCGGGGAATCTCATACATCCCCGCATTATACCTGCGGTAGAACTCGTCGGCATGCCGGTTCCCGATCAAAGGCAGTACAACCTGGCCTCCATGAGTATGCCCGGCCAGAATCAGGTCAGCAGGCACCTCATGCTGCCGGGACAGCCAGAGCGGATCATGCACGAGGATGATCCGGAAGGCTTCCGCATCCGCTTCAGCCACAGCAGGCAGAGGCCCGTAGGCCTTCTTGCCGCCTTGCCTCGGGAAATCCACCCCGGTCAGAATAAACTTCGCACCGTCCCGCTCAATGATGCAGTTCTCATCCACCAGAAGCCTGGCTCCGCTTCCCCGGATGATGTTATCCACAAGACTGATATTCGCCCGGTAATCATGATTGCCGTGAACGGCATACACAGGCGCAATGGAGGCGGCCAGTGTCATATTCTCCAGCAGGCGTTCTATGGAAGCGGCCTTCTCCGTCATATCACCGCCCAGGAAGACAGCGTCCACCTTCCCCCGCAGCGGGGTCAGCATCTCCTCCGGCAGACGGCGGCGGTGAATATCCGTAATGAGCAGTATCCGGTAGCCGTCGAACACGGCAGGTAGCCGCTCCAGTAAAATATCCTGATGATTCAACCGTTTTTTGAAGGCAGCAGCAACCATCAGGAGACCCATGATCCCTGCTCCCCCAAGACATACACCAAGTAGAATAAGCAGCACCGTCAACTCCATAGGCTCCCCAGATCCGGTGCCCCGTTAATTCCCCACCACAGGAGGAAGCCCAGCAGCATCAGAAATAAAACAATCAGCGAATTGATGAACATTTTACTGAACCGGATTCGTTCTGACGGATAGCTCTCTGCACGCGATGGAGTCTGTTCCCCTTCCTGCTGTGCCGCCTCACGCTCCGGCTTTCTGGAGGCACGGCGCCCCGACAAGCGCTCTTTTCTGGACAGGGTCCCTGCTACCGGTACCGGACTTCCCGCACGCTCTTCTGCTGCCCCGGAAGCAGGCTGACGCTTGTCTGCTCTGGCCGGAGGCTGTTGTTCTATCTTCTGCTGTTTCTGGCGGGATCTTACCCGGCTTAATTGTTCTGTCATGACACCCTCCTGTAACGAATAACCATACCGGAGAACAAATCTATAAGGAAATGGCACAATATAGGTGCCCACAGACTGCCCGAATGGATATAGATAAGCCCAAGACCGTAGCTGCTGAGGAAGACCCAGCCTGTAGGAATCCAGTGCCGCAGATAACGGACATGAATAACAGCGAACAGTATACTCGTCCAATACGGTCCAAGGGAATGCTGGATCGCTCCACGGAACAACAGCTCCTCACACACCGCAACCACTGCCGAAATAACAACGATATGCCACAAGGGCCGTTTGCCGAACAGCAGCTCATTAATCCCCCCGTCATCCATGCTGTCTTCAGGAACAATATGGGTCAGCAGGAAATCAACAACCAGCATAATGACTGCGAGGCCAAGGCCCCAATACACGAAATGTACACTATCCGGAAAATTTAATATGTGAATAGGATTTCTTTTCTGTAATAATATCCATATCAAACCGATAAACAAGGTAAGGCCCTGAGTAATATACAGATTAATGAGTAACAGCTTGTCTGTTAACTGCTGTGGATCGGCCTTTTTAATTTTGATGTCACCCAATTTGAATTTTTTCATTATAACCTGCCTGTTCTATAAATGTTTTTACATAAGATAATTCACCTATACGAAGGAGCACTTAATCATGAACAGCCGTACCTCCCGCACTCAAATGATGTACACACTAGGTTTTTTGTTTTTTCTAATATCCGCATTCGCTTCATTTTTTACGGGAGTAAAGGTTGGAGCTGACAAGACGGAGGCCAAGTATTCACAGCTGAACGGCCACCCAAGCGCCCAGGAATTCTCCGGCTCCTATCAGCAGCAGGATCTTGTCACCTTTTATCATAACGTATTTTTGCCTTACCGGGAATTCAAGCGCAATTGGAACGTTCAGGTAGACGGTCTTGCCCGCAGCACGGATGCACGCCAGAATGCGGCAACGCTGAAGAATCTGAGTATTCTGGCGGACAAGCAGTATGATAAAGTTACCCAGGATTCG
This genomic interval from Paenibacillus sp. FSL H8-0332 contains the following:
- a CDS encoding metallophosphoesterase family protein, with product MLLILLGVCLGGAGIMGLLMVAAAFKKRLNHQDILLERLPAVFDGYRILLITDIHRRRLPEEMLTPLRGKVDAVFLGGDMTEKAASIERLLENMTLAASIAPVYAVHGNHDYRANISLVDNIIRGSGARLLVDENCIIERDGAKFILTGVDFPRQGGKKAYGPLPAVAEADAEAFRIILVHDPLWLSRQHEVPADLILAGHTHGGQVVLPLIGNRHADEFYRRYNAGMYEIPRSYGAALPPLKMLISRGFGTAHLPLRWRSPAEMHVLTLRCGQQGSGS
- a CDS encoding CPBP family intramembrane glutamic endopeptidase, encoding MKKFKLGDIKIKKADPQQLTDKLLLINLYITQGLTLFIGLIWILLQKRNPIHILNFPDSVHFVYWGLGLAVIMLVVDFLLTHIVPEDSMDDGGINELLFGKRPLWHIVVISAVVAVCEELLFRGAIQHSLGPYWTSILFAVIHVRYLRHWIPTGWVFLSSYGLGLIYIHSGSLWAPILCHFLIDLFSGMVIRYRRVS
- a CDS encoding polysaccharide deacetylase family protein; this translates as MKKVGKATITLLLAACLLSACSNSGNTGSPAAEKTPQPAATQPAAAATATAESIASPAPDTTTSPEATPAASSGTDSPAAQPTPAASDAEVPLLYHMNKNYDIVPNDPATNKKVVLLTFDDGPKEADLINPLMDTLDKHKAKAIFFVNGYRVKEHPELLELIHKRGGVLGNHSWDHIVLKDKPEAEVKKQIEDVQKIVKEITGETPHFFRPPHGAGGDVGKKIAAANGMLYMTWSNGSLDWEMKAKDTDKTSKLISNVTDQLHSGSNILMHELPWTVEALDTLLTTLEGKGYSFVDPRSIELKMR